The genomic interval ACCTTAACAATTTACGCAGAATagacattttaattactgtaacTGCGAACCAGTTTGCAGTTACTTTAATGAGCCGGTAAACTATCTGACTGACGAGCATTCGCTTACAATTAATCATGATGTCGTGGAAAAAGTCCACATCAATGTACAATGCAAcgtaggtcactctggataagagcgtctgctaacaatttaataatatattcaACAGTTTTGCTCACTATATTGAAGTCGCAGAGATATCGACGTCACTATTTAATCTACAGGCTATCATATTCTGACGTCATCAATATGGAAGAGGAAGCGGAAATGTATCATTTGACTCTCGCATTTTTTGGGAAAACACACCACTAGGAGCGTTTTCTTATGCAGTGCCCCTTTGTTTCGACACGCCCCTGACAACAGACTGCGGAGACACTAGTCAATATGGGGCTGTTCATAGGCTTTTCTTTGAAGTTATCTGTGTCCGTAATGAAAATGGACGAGGTTGTGGCATTTTAGCGGGTGCAGAAGACCAAGGCGAAGCCTGGGGTTGAAGGGTACGGCGAATGCAGTACTGAACCCGAAAACCTCGCCTTTAACGAGAAATCATATCGCTGTTGCAACAGCCGTTACCCCCACAATGAGCTCCGATCGCCAGAGCGACAGCGAAGACCCTGATGAGTCTCAGGTGGACAGCCACTGTATAGTAGATTCAAGGGAAGGCCCGGACGACGAGCGCTATGATGAAGAAACGGAAAACCTACGGCAGAGATCACCTCCTCCTCCGGACAGGGACGGGACTGCCCCGCGGCGGAGTAGCTCCAGGCCGGTGTCTGTAAAGGACAGCTCTAAAGCTCAGTCCACTAGTGCTTCGGGATTCAGGACCGAGGGGCTGGCGAGCGTTTTCGGGAGCAATGTGTTCCGATGGCTGCGAGAAAGGACAATTGGGAGAGGACTTTTTGTGGACCCTGCACGGGATAACTTCCGGACAATGACAAGTTTGTACAGTTCGATGAATCCGGCTGCAGATTCGGTCAATATGAATACCAAAACGCACGGTGCAGTGTTCAATTTAGAGTACTCGCCTGATGGGTAAGAGCAGCTAGCCCGCTAAGAAACTTGACATGAGTCGGCTAGCTATAGATAAACATCATGGGCGTGTCTCTGTAGATCCAGTGATGTTCTTGTAAGATTGACTTGTGTATTAGATACTAGCTGGCTAACTTGCTGGAATTACTTTCTTTGTGGCTCACTATATTTACGGACATGATATTTAGCTAACTGTGCTGAATGTGTTGCTGTTAATTCATGGTGTCTAGTTATATCTACAGTAGCACTGTAACAGGAATATGAAGTAGCAATGTTGTCATCTGACAAATCCTGTCACTGTTATTTGGTTTCTTTTACAGTTAGCTTTCAACTGCTGGATTCAAATACAGCTAAACATGTGTGATTAACTTATGATTATTATCCAAGAACACGCACACTCAAAACAATTACACAtcactcatacatacatttttttctcacgCACAAATACACCCTATACAATCTctacattacacacatacatttacagaacTTTTGTATAATAATACTTGTGACTTTTGTATAATAATACTGTCACAAAAACCCATCTCTCCTAGCCATACTCTCATTCACAAAggaatattttccttttgttgttgGTAGTTGAGAACTGAGGGAGGAACCAGCGAATTTCGTTCTAGATTCATGGGTTTCTGAACGATGTAGCTGTTCATTAGAGCCTATACAGATTTTTAGTAGCTACATCagtttgctaaaaaaaaaaatgtaaccctcGCCTGGCTAAGGCTCTGACTCGCAAAGCATTACTACAATACTATAGGctgtatgtaatttatgtaatttgaGTAAGCTGTTTGCCAGCTCAGCACTCTTGTGTTGTAGAAGGTTCTGGATGTACGTCCTCAGGGGGGACTGACTAACctccctcctgtccccctaGGTCTGTGCTGACGGTAGCATGCGAGCAGACAGAGGTTCTACTCTTCGATCCCATTTCCTCCAGACACATAAAAACCCTGGTGGAGGCCCACGAGGACTGCGTGAACAACATCAGGTTAGTTGGTTTCCCTCCAGAATCCCTGTAAAGTGCCATGCCTTGCTTTTTCTCGCCGTATAGCTCAGCAGCGCTCAGGGGCCCCATGATCAATAAAACAGTTTCATTCTTATAAAACGCGCcaatgcacaaatgcatttcatgagCCTTCTTTGGCGGTGATGTCACCCAGATGTAATTTTTTAATCTAACATAAGGCCCCTGAGTATTGCTGAATTTTATGGAAGATTTGTGCTGGCACAGTAGCGCCAGTCCTGATCTGGTCTGTTGCTGCTGAAATAATTGCTTTACCGATGCACACATTCTCAAGGTCTCGCTCCTTGGTGAAGGTGCTGACGGTGTTTTGATTTTAACTAGGGTAATGGGTGGAGTTCTTGGCTTTGAGCAGTGTTGCCCACCGAGCTTCTTGGCCTGTGAAGGTGCATCTCAGgtccttttttttgctttgcttttcccCCTTTGGGTAATGTCACTGTCACGCCTGGCTGTCAGTCTCTTTGACTGTGTATTGACTTCCTCAGATGTGAAATCCAAGAAACACTCCAAAGCACTGAATGGCACCACTGCTTGCCTCAGTGTGCTCACGTGCATGTGAATGTTCCTCTCCCCCAAAAAGGTTCCTGGACAATCGGCTCTTTGCCACCTGCTCGGACGACACCACCattgcactgtgggatttgcgGAAGCTGAACTCCAAGGTGTGCTCCCTGCACGGACACACGAGCTGGGTGAAGAACATCGAGTACGACACCAACACCCGCCTCCTCGTCACCTCCGGCTTCGATGGCAACGTCATCACCTGGGATACCAACCGGTGAGAGAGGGGAGCCTACCCAGAAGGCCTTTTGCCACACACAACCCCTGTTTCATGAATGAAGAGTTCTCAGGGACTGCTGTTTTACAGGCTTGAGTTTCAGGGAAGGGACATTTAAAGCTGACATGAAGAGGCACTGCTATTGAATGACTGAGCAATGTTCTTCTACTTTGGTTGTTTTAGCAACACTGTTTTGGCTCCTTGATCACTTGTCAGATGTAAACAGGAGATTATAATAGACTTGGATATCTGTCTACTGAATAAGCAGCCGGATGTGTTCAGCATTTGCGCAGatttccatctgtctgtgtctctctttgctctctctatttatgtgtgcatgtacagcaccagtcaaaagtttggacatacctgattaagataatgggaaacatgcattcaaagacatttttggtCACtccataattccatttgtatcattttatagttttgatgtctttactgttattctaaaatgtggaaaacagtaaaaatgaagaacccctctatgagtaggtgtgtcctAATTTTTGACTGgaactgtatatatgtatgtatgtatgtgtttattttttattttccctcctgTTTGCAGGTTCACAGAGGAGGGCTGCCCACACAAAAAGTTCTTCCACACGCGCTACCTAATGAGGATGCGCCTGACGCCCGACTGCTCCAAGATGCTCATCTCCACCTCCTCAGGCTACCTGCTCATCCTGCATGACCTGGACCTCACCCAGTCCCTGGAGGTGGGCAGCTACCGCACCCTGCGGGCCCGCCGGACCACCCCCAGCGCAGGTGAGCAAGGACTCCCCCCAATACCATCCCCACTCCTGCAATACCGCctgtgttctttatttttagtcTTGTGTTGGCAAGAGCTTTGTCTGTCCTTGGGATGGCAGGTGTGCTGTCTGCCAAGTTACTGGTTGGCAGGGCACCCCCCCATACCTAATCAGAGACTAAGGCCCCTTTTTTAGGTTTGTTACAGAAATAACCACTATGGCCCTTGGGTACTATGACTTTTGACTATTACTTTCGTGACATCTAGCCCCATGTTAAATCAGAGAATTTACATACAGCCTCATATTGCCATGCAATATATGCTCAACCTTTAACCgttttcactttcttccttttcttcctcttctctgtcttAATTTTGCCACTGCTTTTCATAGCGAAACGTTCTGGTGCTCTCACTCATCTATCTCTTCTCATTTTCAGCCAATTGCCACATCTAGGCTATTCATTATCACATATTGCAGGACACTTACTGCCCTAGGCAGAAAATAGGTGATGGTTATCATTTCGCCTAATTTGCTTAGTGTCATTTGGATTCATTTTGATGTCAAATTCAATGGTAGTCCTATTTTTGCGAGTGGTTCTGTTGAGTTGCACAGAACAAGTACTTGGCATGAGTGAGTAACTTGCCATTTTTGTATACTGGAAGTGGTATTAATAGAGATATAATTAAACTGTGAAAGAAGACTTTCAGGGAGGCGGGGGTAATCTGTAATTTGATATGTTGTGTGATATGTCTCAACTGCTTGCATCTGCACTAGAGGCCTGGTGACACATCCAGTATATTGGCAGTATGTGGTATCTTAGAAATCAACAGTAAAATGATGAGTTTTGCTGCAAACAGAAATCTTTACTTGTGTAATGTGGCATATGCATATACTAAGATATAATTAAAACTTTTAATCACACagaagtacactatatggccaaaagtatgtggactcctgaccatcacacccatatgagcttattggacatcccattccaaaaccatgggcattaatatggagttgccctcccccccctttgcagctttaacagcctccactcttctgggaaggctttccacaagattttggagtgtgtctgtgggaatttgtgcccattcagccaaaagagcatttgtgaggtcaggcactgatttTGGtcaagaaggcctggctcacaatcggcattctaattcatcccaaaggtgttcggTGGGGGTGACGTCAGgtctctgtgcaggccactggagttcctccacaccaaactcatcaaaccatgtctttatggatgttactttgtgcacaggggcacagtcatgctggaacaggaaagggccttccccaaactgttgccacaaagttggaagcatacaattgtctaaaatgtctttgtatgctgtagcgttaatgttacccttcactggatataaggggcctagcccaagccctgaaaaacagccccagaccattttccctcctccaccaaactttacagtaggcactgtgcattctggtaggtagcgctctcctggcatccgccaaacccagattcatccatcagactgccagatagtgaagcatgattcatcactccagagaactcgtttccactgctccagagtccgGTGgcagcgtgctttgcaccactccagctgtcgcttggcattgcgcatagtgatgttgggcttgtgtgcagctgctcggccagtcaaacccatttcatgaagctctcgacgcacagttcttgtgctgatgttgcagccagagacagtttggaactctgtagcgAGTGATTCAAAagaggataggtggtttttacgtgctacgcgcttcagcactcggtgGCCCcgcgtggtctaccgcttcgtggctgagctgttgttgcttctagacgcttccacttgacaataatagcacttacagttgactggggcagatctagcagggcggaaatttcacaaactgacttgtggcaaagatggcatcctatgacagtgccacgtttaaagtcactgagctctccagtacgacccattctacttccaaggtttgtctttGGAGATTGCgtggctatgtgcttgattttatgcacctgttaacaatcggtgtggctgaaacacctgaactcaataattaggaggggtgtccacatacttaTGGCCATGTAGTGTAGTTTTCCTCTGAGAGGTGAGTGTAATGACATCTGTTTTTGTGGGGGCTTATTCtttccaccagagggcaccACATCCAGCTCCAGGTCTGCAGGAGCTCAGTCTCATGGCACTGACTCCAGTAAGATCCACCCACAGCCCACGCAGAGAGAAGGTGAGCGCAATTTGGGGTCGTATGGACTCTTTCAGACTGAAACAGAGTGAACAGGACACAACTGCTGGTTTGTTATTTAAggattgaaaatattttccattccaGTTCTGGGCTGAATGGTTCTACTCCACAGTTGACCATTTCATCTGAGTTATAATTTTGGCTGGATTACAGCAGTGTTCTTATGTGAATATCTCTGTtgatattgtaaaataatttaaaaaaggattcTGGATTGTGTAAAATTATGTTGAGAAAGCATGATGGCGTGTCAAGTACAAATAAATGATAACCCAACAGAATGTTTAGAATCCATGAGGCCTCAGGATACAAGCATTGGTGAGTAACCGGTCGTATGAGCTGATGGAGGATGATTGGTTGATCCAGGTTTATCCAGGATGATGATTGGTTGATGCAGGCTGATTATGGGTTGATATAGTTGACATGGGCTGATCAGTTTTTCCCGTCCTGTCAGGCGGCTCCCCGAGGAACAGCCTGGAGGTACTGACCCCGGAGATCCCTGGGGAGAGGGACCAGGGGAACTGCATCACCTCCCTGCAGCTCCACCCCAAAGGCTGGGCCACGCTCATCCGCTGCTCCAGCAACATGGACGACCAGGAGGTGGGTATCGCCGAGCCGTCACGTCACATCGTCACAAGTGTTCCCACACTCTCGCCTGGGGAGGCCCCTGGCCTTATCCCCAATCCCCTTTCACTCGCCTTATCCTCCTGACCATTCTGCCAAAAGGTGTGGTATTTAATGGTTTTATACCAtgcagtgtgagtgtatgttctACTGTGGTGttcagtgagtttttttttataaagtgCTGCTCAACACAGTTTTTTATGAAGGCCTTTGAAATGCCACTGGagcatgctgtgtgcatgcatgcatgctacTTTAGGTTGAGTTGCACGCGAGTGGCGCTGCGTGTTGATCAGTGAAGGCCTTCCCCTTGTTTCGCAGTGGACCTGCGTGTATGAGTTCCAGGAGGGGGCCCCGACACGCCCCCCCGTGTCCCCGCGCTGCTCGCTGCGGCTCACCCACTACATCGAGGAGGCCAACGTCGGGCGGGGCTACATCAAGGAGCTGTGCTTCAGCCCCGACGGGCGCCTCATCTGCTCGCCCTACGGCTACGGCGTGCGCCTGCTGGCCTTCGACGGGCGCTGCGGCGAGCTGGCCGACTGCTCGCAGGCCGAGACCAGCTGCCTGCGCGAGGTGCGCTCCATCTACTCCCACAGCGACGTGGTGCTCACCACCAAGTTCTCCCCCACGCACTGCCAGCTGGCCTCCGGCTGCCTCAGCGGCCGCGTCTCCCTCTACCAGCCCAAGTTCTGAGCTCTCTGGCGCCCTCTGGAGTCAGCCCTGGGTGAGGCAAGGATGAGCCCTGAGGGCGAATTAACTTGGGGCAGGGTTGCATTAGCCGATTTGGCCCAACACATGACTGTGCCAGAGCTGAAGATGACTCTTgtcattgctttaaaaaaaaaagcttcatatTTTTTTGCTAAGCTGTTTGTATAGTACATGGTTAAGGGGATAtctttgttgatttatttttcgTTTGTTTTCAACTGGTTTGGAAGCATCTGTGAGTACTTTTCTGGAACTGAACCCTTGCGAACAGAAAGACGCTGTCCGCTGGTGGAAAGGAATAAGGGGGAGAAATGGAAATGAGGGGGGAGAAAACTGATTACCCAGCTTCCCTTGCTGTCACAGTGAATTAGAGTTTCTCACTACAATAGACCGGCTTGCTTGGTCTGCTTaccacaggaaacaggaagagacaggaagcagggTGGCCTCCATGCTCCCTGATAGGCTGCCTGCTGTCCACCTGCCCTTTCCTGCCCCATCCTTCCCCTTCAGTATGAGTCTGCTATGCCTTTTGATTGTATCGGGGGCCTAAGAGGACTTTAGCGATGCTCCGCCCCATGCTGTGTCATGCTGCTTTAACACGTACCGAAAACTCCTCCCCTCTACCACTCAGGCCTTCCCATTGGTGCTGCTTCAGTCTGCTGGATTCTTCCCTTTTAAAGGATGTGTATCACAATTGTTTTGcccagttgattttttttttcatcttaacatTTGTGCAGTAGCTGctttataattgtttttttctcacttaTTCATGTTCAGatgttttaaaagattttttaatgattttattactAGAATTCTAGTGTTGATGGATGTTGATGAATGACACTATGTTCAATACACTGCTTTGACTTGACCATCGATAAGTTCTGTTGTCTTCATTAATGTGAAACCGTGGTTGGATGGCCTTGCTTAAGATGAAGATTATATTACTCAAGGCTATGTGCATAattacacagattacatttaACATGCTTGCATTTTATGCTGCTGAACATGTACTGAAACAAGCCAGTTTAATTACCTGGCTCAAGGCTGGCAATACCTCATTTTAAGATTATAACCTGTAACATTCTCTGTTTTTCATGGTTGCCTTTCACCCCTATATTCATCCCTTAAGGTACTTATGCCTTCTGCTGTTGGACAGCATACCTAGCTGGTGTTTATCTTCCCTATACAATAATGTCATCCATTCAGGATTTTTCCTTGTTGACCAGTGGTAAATATTAAGTAAAAGTGCAATATTACAGTCATCATGAGAGAGaaacttttttcagtgtaaGGTCAGAGCCTTATTGGTATTTAAGGATCCAGTGAGCAGCAGGCCGGTGACATGTTTCTGATTGTTGTCATTTCAGGGTGATCCATTTTCAGTTGTGTAGCTGTCTGGCTTccattaacacatttaattttcagtAATCTGTGGTGTTTAGCGTCTGTAAGTTGCCTTTATATTCTGTCTGGTCACCAGGACACGTAGAACCACTTAGAGAGGTGGCTGCTTGCAGTGATGTTTGAAGTCTGGCTGCCTGGTTTCTGAGAAGAAACACACACCAGTAGATAAAGGAATAGTTCAGACAGTAATGGCAATGACCAAAactgttgtgtttaatttaattaatttaaaaataatcatggAAGCATGGagcaaacacattaaatgtgttttccataACCTTCATTGCCTTAAGAGGCACATTGTGGAGCGCCAAGCCTGAATAACATCTGAAGTAGAGAAGCTAAGACAGTAGGGTGTTGCAGATGATACACACGCAGTACGTCAGGGTGCCCATTGTCAATCCTGGATTTGGTTTTCCAGTTCACCTCAACTGCTTGGCAGCATTAGAGCTGGTAGGAATGGGTGAACTAACCCAGTGAAGGCAGTAGCAGGTTGACTCAAGTCCACAGTCGCCTTGGTAGAGCACAGATCTCTAGGTGTGGGGCTGTGGCCTTCCTGACAGAGGCCAAGATTGTCTTTAAACAGATAGGAGGTTGTCTCAGATCATGTGGGAGTGGGAGAAATGTCAGGATTTCCTTTGCCTTCTTTCAATGTGAAGGTAATGCAGATGTTCTCTTTGTGGATGTGGCTTCTTATGCCAGTCAAACAGCTCCTCTGTGGTTTGATGATGTGCCAATAGAGGAAGAAGCAATGACTAAAAAGTAAAGTAAGGCTCACTGTCTTCATTTTGACTCCTGCAGATTTTGGCACATAGAGACTGCCATTTTGATCCGCAGGGATTCATCAGCAGGACTTGTGGAAGATTGTTTCCGCCAAGTCATGCTGAAGAGGTTACAGTGTCTTGCCAAGTCTGAATCACAACAGCCTACAGTGTATTTGTAAGCGTGGCGTAGCCACAATGACCCAATTCCCAGAGTTCCAGCACAGTGTTCTCACAATGCGCTAAATTTACAAGAACACTTGTGA from Megalops cyprinoides isolate fMegCyp1 chromosome 22, fMegCyp1.pri, whole genome shotgun sequence carries:
- the wdr32 gene encoding DDB1- and CUL4-associated factor 10; amino-acid sequence: MSSDRQSDSEDPDESQVDSHCIVDSREGPDDERYDEETENLRQRSPPPPDRDGTAPRRSSSRPVSVKDSSKAQSTSASGFRTEGLASVFGSNVFRWLRERTIGRGLFVDPARDNFRTMTSLYSSMNPAADSVNMNTKTHGAVFNLEYSPDGSVLTVACEQTEVLLFDPISSRHIKTLVEAHEDCVNNIRFLDNRLFATCSDDTTIALWDLRKLNSKVCSLHGHTSWVKNIEYDTNTRLLVTSGFDGNVITWDTNRFTEEGCPHKKFFHTRYLMRMRLTPDCSKMLISTSSGYLLILHDLDLTQSLEVGSYRTLRARRTTPSAEGTTSSSRSAGAQSHGTDSSKIHPQPTQREGGSPRNSLEVLTPEIPGERDQGNCITSLQLHPKGWATLIRCSSNMDDQEWTCVYEFQEGAPTRPPVSPRCSLRLTHYIEEANVGRGYIKELCFSPDGRLICSPYGYGVRLLAFDGRCGELADCSQAETSCLREVRSIYSHSDVVLTTKFSPTHCQLASGCLSGRVSLYQPKF